The nucleotide sequence TCCCTGTTTGCCTGTGGTGTTTATCCTCAGTGTCCCGCTGGTGTTTAAATTGAGCTGTAATGTTTCAGGTGATTGTGGAATAACTGCAGTCGACACACGCAGATACtcataaaaattacaccatCACTGTTGTAGACATCTTCAGTGTAGAGCGAGCTGGGGAAAAGGAACAATTCCTGTCTTCTCTGCACAACAGGTAACATGTATTTTACacctcttattattattattaattatttcaatTTTAATGAAGCATGTgataatgtctgtgtgtgtgcgtgtatgtgtgcagGATGTTGCTGTGGCATGGTTCTCGTTCATCTAACTGGGTGGCGATTCTCAGTCAGGGTTTCCAAGTCACTCCTGCCGAAGCTCCAGTCACTGgaaacatggtgaaaaacatACCGAGTGTATGAACATCAGGGACGCCATTCACCAGGGGCGACCCGATATAACATCACCGCTCCCGTACCGATCCAATTCACAGTGCGATTTTGTTAGTAtcaccattttttatttttgttacaattctaaacaagcCGGGCAAATAATTCACGCCTACCACAAAGGACGCTGAGCCGCCTGGCAACGCGTGAATAGTTTAGGGTGCCATCTGTAGAATTATAGAGGAATGGCCATTTTACTACCTGAAATGCAGATTTCtagcttaaaaaataaatcaattgatTATTTGTGTAGTGCTATTAACAATGGACGTTgtcaaaaagcagctttacataaataaaattgcctgatataaattgtgtttttgtcaTACTTAATAAATTCATAGTTTTATCAGTTTGTTTCTGATGAGCAGCAGGAGGTGCTGAGGAAAATACTTTAAGACTACACAAAGAATAACCTTTGGGAGTAACCAGACTCAAAACCCATCCTCGTCTGGGTGATACCAGATAGCGAGACCGTAAATCAATCCTATAACTGTGTGCTCTGAGAGCAAAAGTGCAACAGGAAATGTTAGAGTTAAAAGGAAGTGCACTGTGTTGAGGTTACACACTGTTCCCCGATGGAGACTTAGGCACAGAGCCGACCAATCAGAGTTCAGCTGTGATGTAAACAGTGTGatgatattgtttattttaaacacgTCATGGCCGTGAAGTataacagctgtgtgtgtttgtctctctgcAGTTCGGTAaagggatttatttttctgacatGTCTTCCAAGTGTGCAAACTACTGTCACCCCAGTTTGGAGAACACCGAGGGACTGCTGTTACTGAGCGAGGTGTGCGACTCCAAGTGATGTCTCTGTGTGAGCATATCTTAGCAACACCTTCACCCAGGTTTGATTTCATACAGTGTTTATACACAGTAACGGTCGCTCATCATGAGTTCCAGCCCATGACAGTGACGGTGCTGTGATTAACAAAACATCTGGTTTAGACAGGATGTGAGCTAGCTCGTGTTCTATTTAATTCATGTGATTGCATGATGTTATGTTGCGATGTTAGCTTCCGTAGCACAGCAGGCTAACACAGGCTAGCAGGAGCCAGAGACTTGACTGAGTGATGAAGAAAGGAGAAATATGGCCACTTGGTTGTGAAATGTGTGTGCTGTGTTTGTGATCTCAGGTCGCTCTCGGAGACTGTAATGAGCTTGTAAACACTGATGACAGTGCTGGTCTTCTGCTTCCCGGAAAAATGAGCACCAAAGGCCTGTGCCTGACTTCCCCCGACCCCAACAACTCCATCACACTGTGAGTCCAGACACTTGTCTGAGAATTCTGCTGTTACTGTGGTGGGGGTTATGGGCAGAAGGAGATGTGAAGAGaatcatttaagaaaaaaaaaatggaatttcaTGTTCTGAAAAGCGTTGTGTTTCTGGTTCTGCAGAGACGGTGCAACGGTTCCGCTCGGTCCCGAAGTGAAAACCGACAGAGAACAGAGGATAACACACTCCTATAATGAATAtgtgaaatacaaaaaacaaccaTCCGTTAAACTGAATCTTGACGGTTTTATTGCCCCTTAGGTTGACCCCTGGATGACCCTTAGGATTTGGTAGGGGGGGCGAGGGTATGCGTTAGACATCGTTTCATTccttttattatgttttgttataataaaagtaaaatggaTACATAAAAAATGTCATGATTCTTGATATGTTGGtttttgtgaaaataatttGCGTTTCTCAGGTTTCCTCTGTCACCAAGTTTCATAGGTGAACGAATATTTTAATGGAAGACAAAACCTTGAACAACAAATGTTGCCTCAGATGTGTTGAGTTTTTCtgaaaaaagtttctaaaacgacATTATAAATAACACATAGTCTTGACgcttaacagatctttcatacatGAAGGTTTACTGACAGACATCATAAACAAATCCCTCAGACACAGTATGTTGCTaaaagtttatgaaaaaaaacctacataaagtgaaaatgagtaaaataattgagtagatataattgaaatggaaggtagaagatactaaAAATGATactattgtttaaaaaacaaatgtgctacatttactaaatattaactgaatgaaagaaacaatacacacattagcattttacattttgacatgtaacaagatcataaacaataaGCTGAACTGATCTCATTAGTAAACAGTCTCACAAACAATACTtatgccacaagtattatacagttctTATGTGGAAAGTAGTCTTTTGTTTTAGGTTCTAATGAGTCActttttacatctgaaagattgcacaccttcacacttcaagtttcctgcaaactgtgggatccatacaaatgtgtgtgcagaccttctcaagtcttaaagaagcaatgacagtctaaatgaagacaagACACTGAATATCcttgaccaacagtaccatgcttcactcga is from Clarias gariepinus isolate MV-2021 ecotype Netherlands chromosome 22, CGAR_prim_01v2, whole genome shotgun sequence and encodes:
- the LOC128510777 gene encoding poly [ADP-ribose] polymerase 2-like isoform X2, which codes for MNIRDAIHQGRPDITSPLPYRSNSQCDFCANYCHPSLENTEGLLLLSEVALGDCNELVNTDDSAGLLLPGKMSTKGLCLTSPDPNNSITLDGATVPLGPEVKTDREQRITHSYNEYVKYKKQPSVKLNLDGFIAP
- the LOC128510777 gene encoding poly [ADP-ribose] polymerase 2-like isoform X1 → MNIRDAIHQGRPDITSPLPYRSNSQCDFFGKGIYFSDMSSKCANYCHPSLENTEGLLLLSEVALGDCNELVNTDDSAGLLLPGKMSTKGLCLTSPDPNNSITLDGATVPLGPEVKTDREQRITHSYNEYVKYKKQPSVKLNLDGFIAP